The [Clostridium] celerecrescens 18A genomic sequence TCAGAAGCTGAGTAGCTTTCACGCAGGGAGCTGATCACATACTTGAAGTTAAACTTATCGACCATCTGATTGAAGATGTCAACATAACCCTGTAATTCCAGTTCGCCGGAAGTTACATCGGTGTTGCCTGGCTTAAAGCCAAGAACCTTTTCTGCATCCTCTTCGTTACCGATGCATACATCAACGTACTGCATCAGGTTTGTCATAACCTTCTGAGCCTTCTCAGAAGACCATAATTTCTTACGGAAGTTTAAGTCTACGGAAACGGTTACACCATGAGCCTTAGCTGCCTTTAAAGCTGTCTCAGTCAGTTCTGCTGCTTCATCACTTACTGCCGGTGTGATTCCTGTGAAATGGAACCAATCTGCATCTTTAAAAATCTCATCAAAGTTAAAATTTGCTGCAGTTGCTGTAGCGATGGAGGAATGTGCTCTGTCATATACGACAGCAGATGCTCTCATGGCTGAACCTGTCTCTAAAAAGTAGATACCAAGTCTTTCACCGCATTTTGCAATGTGCTTTGTTCCCACGTTGTATTTTCTTAAAGCAGCTACCGCACACTCACCGATGGGGTTCTTAGGAACTGCTGTAACAAACTCAACGTCATGTCCATAGTTTGCTAAGGAAACA encodes the following:
- a CDS encoding sugar kinase, giving the protein MAKLVTMGEIMLRLSTPNNEKFIQADEFDVNYGGGEANVAVSLANYGHDVEFVTAVPKNPIGECAVAALRKYNVGTKHIAKCGERLGIYFLETGSAMRASAVVYDRAHSSIATATAANFNFDEIFKDADWFHFTGITPAVSDEAAELTETALKAAKAHGVTVSVDLNFRKKLWSSEKAQKVMTNLMQYVDVCIGNEEDAEKVLGFKPGNTDVTSGELELQGYVDIFNQMVDKFNFKYVISSLRESYSASDNGWSACIMDGATREFYHSKKYRVTPIVDRVGGGDSFAAGVICGLADGKDFKGALEFGVAASALKHTIPGDFNLVTREDVDTLAGGDGSGRVQR